CTGAACGAGATCGATGTTCGTGAACATCGCGACGGCGCCGGTCTGTCGTTCCTGGCGGTCGCGTTGGCGGGCGCGGGCCTCCTGGCGCATCTGCGGGAAGCGTTTTGCGGCTTTGCCGTAGACCGATTTCATGATCTTGTTGCCGATTTCGTGGTCTGTGGCGAAGACCATGTCGTAGACGGGTACTCCGTGGACGTTGGTCATGCGCAGGGTGTGGGTGAAGCTGTAGCCCAGGACGGTTTCCAGCCGCCAGCGCATGAGGTTGGTCAGTTCGTCGCGGGTCTGCTGGGGGTCGAGGGCGCCGCTACGGCGGCCCTCGAGGATGGGACGCCAGCCCGATGAGCCGAACAGGTCGGTGACCTGCTGCTCTGCCTGTGTCAGATGGTGAGGGTCCAGGCTGTCGTTGACCACCCGGCCGACCGAGCAATGGTTGAGACCTGTGGATCGGTTGGGGAGGGCGTACCTTCCCGGTGATCG
This Parafrankia discariae DNA region includes the following protein-coding sequences:
- a CDS encoding class I SAM-dependent methyltransferase, which encodes MVNDSLDPHHLTQAEQQVTDLFGSSGWRPILEGRRSGALDPQQTRDELTNLMRWRLETVLGYSFTHTLRMTNVHGVPVYDMVFATDHEIGNKIMKSVYGKAAKRFPQMRQEARARQRDRQERQTGAVAMFTNIDLVQDAPLAAHETYQHMPPVPPYGSRP